The window TTTAAAATTTAAGTTCCCCCAACTTTATACGGTAAATGATGAGAATCTGAAACAAGTTTCTGGTTTGGAGCTTTTTCAATTGTCACAGATGCCGCATCCTAACGATTATGGTATTGCTGTTAATCGCTCAACGCTGTTGCAGGAATGGGAAAATCGTGGTCCAGAAGCATTTGCAACCATCGGTTATCCTACTGATCTCAATTATCCTTATGTGAACATTCACGCAGGCTATAAAAGCGTATCGTCATTGGGTGCTGAAATCGACATCGAGAATAACAGCCATAAGTGGTGGTCTGTGGTGGAGCATTCACGTCCCATCGCAGATCCCCAGAAAGGAATCGAGATTATCGATGCGATGTTACTGCAATTGGTAGAAGATCATCTGGACTATGTAAACCCTAAAACTGGTAAACCCAAAACGGATAAGAAATCCAAAGAAGCTTTCAACGAGATGCAGTGGCAGATGAATCGTTTGGAGCGTTCTAAAGCCAATATTCAGGATTATTTGGATGGACAGCAAAAACCAGAAAGCAAACCAAAATCACTTCCCAAAAAGCAAAAGACCCAAAAGTCAACTACTAAAAACGATTATATAGATCGTGTGGTTGCTGTGATGCATACCGCTTTCGCGAAAGCGGAACGCCTATCAAAAAAGAAAGTCGAAGCATTAAAAAAAGAAACCGGCGCACCCAATTTAGGTGCACTCTGGGAAGCGGTGGAATTGAGTTGGTTGTTATGGTACAAAATGCTCTACAAAGAACCAATCCCTTTTGAAAGTCGCTTACGTAAAATGGATTTTTTCTGGAGTCAAGTGCAGCCAACATATGCCTATTCAGATAGCAGCAAGGAATTGTATAAGCAATACTCAACGCCTTGTCCCATAGGTGCCATCGTTGCAGAATACACCCAAATGAAGGATGCAGAATTCATCTTTGAGCCAAGTGCTGGCAATGGATTATTACTCGTAGGCGCAAATCCAAGAATTACGCACGTCAATGAAATAGATAACAGTCGAAAAAAGTCGCTCGAGTATCAGGGTTTTGGACGTATTACAAACAACAATGCCGCTGAACCTTTTCCAGAAGTAATGAATAAAGTGCACGATGTGGTGGTGACCAATCCGCCATTTGCACGATGGGAAGCGTCCAAATTTGATAAGCAGCGTATTGCAAACAAATATTTCAATAAACAGCGTGGTATTGCAAACCATATCCGATTAGAACATTTAATGGCTGGACTGGCGTTGCACACGATGAAAGATGATGGCAAAGCGGCAATTATCATTATGGGTCACGTGTATTACGGCGAAGATGGGTTGTTTGCAAAATACCGTCCATTTTTTAACTGGTTGTACCGTCATTATCACGTGGACGATATTATCAATATGAACAGCTACAAGCTCTACAATAAGCAAGGCGCTGTGACTAAGACGATGCTCATTCTAGTAGGTGGTCGTAAATCAAAACCATCTGGTGTGGCGCCAGATCAGACCAAAGCGCCCGAACTGGATACAATGGTTGAAACTTTTTTTGACCTCTGGAAACGTGTCAAATCACACATCAAACCCAATTTAAACACACTCATCTCTCAACTCAAAAAAGCACGAATACAATGATATTTTATAACAACCAATTAATGTCTGGCGATGTCAAGGCGCGACTGTTTGTGGTTTCAAATCCTTCAAAATTTAAAAGGTTTGAAGATCACGAAGCAGGCATATTCATCCAGCTACACGAACTCATTGAGCAGGCAAAGGAATTAGGCGAAGATCCTATTGCGCTCATTGAAGAATACTTGGAAGTCATCTATAATGATGGAACGAGTACTGAAGAAATTGCGAGCTTTTTATTAGAAACCGATAAGATGCAGACCGCGCTCTGGACGCTCAAAGAAAGTTGGGATAAAATGGATGACAGCCTGCCCACGGACTCATTAATGTATGGCGGAATGGATAAGGAAGATGCCGTGCAATTATATTCAGAAACCACGCTTCGGAGCTACTTGGAAGCATTAGCACTTTTCAAAAATGAATAACGAAGAACTCGATATAAAGGAAGCTGAATACAGCCAGAACGCAGATGAAGTAGCAAAACTTGCCACTCAGGAAGCGGCATTAGTACCTTATGCGTCCAAGTCGCAAGCACCTTACAAAATGAATACGCAAATCCCGCGTAATATGGCTTTTGAAGTTCAAAAATCATTGAACCGAATTGTAAAGGACAAAGGCAACATTGATAATTATGTGCGTAACCAGCTCAAGTATGAATCTACCAAAGAGATGTGGAAAGGTCTCGGCGCAGAACAGGTGGATGCCGTAGGCTTATATCTCAAGCAGTTTGAGAACGAGCAAGGCATTATTATAGCAGATCAAACGGGAATTGGGAAAGGCAGGCAAGCAGCGGCGGTGATACGACACGCAGTTATGCAGGGCTTTCTTCCCGTTTTCTTTACAAAAAAGCCAGACCTTTTTACAGATATGTACCGCGATCTCAAAGCGATTGGTTTTGACAATATCAGACCATTTATAGTCAACACCGATACAGATTCAAAGGTAAAAGATGCTCAAGGAAATGTAGTGTTTACACCGATGAGCAGCAAGGCACAATATGAGCTGATTACTACCGAAAAGGAATTCCCCACAGAAAGCATCGAGTCTATTGAGTGGCACAAGAAAATCGGTAAGAATTTACCAGATCCAGACAAGGTGCCTTTCATCACTATTACGGAAACCTTAGACCATTTGCCTGTAGGTTACGATATGATTTTTTGCACTTATTCTCAAGTGCAGTCCGCACATCCTTATAAAAGATTGTGGCTAGAAAGTATGGTCAATAATGGTTTGGAAGGCAGCAAAAAATATAAGAAGGTCATCTTCATTCTCGATGAGTCGCATATGGCAGGTGGTTTTGATAGCATCATTGGGACGTGGATGCGCAACGTATTACCACAGACGAAAGCTTGCTGCTTTTTGAGTGCGACGTTTGCCAAATATCCCGAAGTAATGCCATTTTATGCAAAGAAAACTGCTATTGCCGAAACTGGATTGACCGATGCAAGTTTTGTACGTTCTATGACCAGCGGTGGACTGGCGCTTCAGGAAATTGTGGCGTCCAACCTTTCTGAAAGTGGTCAGCTCATTCGTAGGCAAAGATCAAATGAAGGTATCAAAGTAGATTATATCACGCTCGATGCAGAACCACAGCGCAGCATCAGCCGTGCGAGTGTAAATAGTATCATTTCCTTGATGAATGAAGTCGTTCAGTTTGAACAGGAATTTGTCGCGCCTATTTTGGCAGATATTCACGCTTCCGCGAAAGCGCAGGGCGAACATATGTCTTCCAAACCTAGAAGTCTGGGCGTAAAACAATCGCCATACTTTTCCAGAGTATTCAATATCGTTGACCAAATGCTTTTTGCATTGAAAGTAAAAGATGTGGTAGATCATACCATTAAATTACTGAAGGAAGATAAGAAAGTCGTGATCGCTTTTAAATCTACAATGGGTGCATTTTTAAAAGAAATGAACTTGGTAAGTGGCGATGTGATTCCCAAGGAGCAGATGGATTTTGTGAGAACGTTGGTTCGTGGTTTGGATGGAATTTTCAATTATAGTTATACCGCTATTGATGGCTCAAAAACACGTGAGCGTATAGAATTGGAAGAGCTGTCACAAAAAGGTATCGAGAAATACAAAGACATTAAAAGCCGAATGGTTCTTGAGAGTTCAGGACTTTCTATCTCGCCTATTGATGAGTTGATTCACTTCATTGAGAAAAAGAAAAAACCAAAACATCTTGGTGGCCATACCGATTTGTATTTTAAGGTTGCCGAAGTCACAGGTCGTAATCAGCGCATTGCGATGGAAGGCGACGAAGCAGTGGTACAATCCTTCCGCAGTAATACGGAGCGTTCTTTTAGAATGTTCAATGGTGGCGATTATGATGTGCTGCTGATTAATCAAAGTGGTTCTACCGGATCATCAGCACACGCAAGTAAAGATTTTAAGGATCAGCGCCAGCGAGCGATGATTGTGCATCAATTTGAGTTGGATATTAATACTGAAGTTCAAAAGCGTGGTCGTATCAATCGTACTGGTCAAGTAGTTTTACCAGAATACTATTACATTACGAGTGATATTCCTACGGAAAAAAGATTGATGACTATGCTCAAGGCGAAATTAAAATCGCTGGATGCCAATACCACAGGCTCACAGAAAACCAATGATGAGACTTTAAAGAGTGCCGATTTCTTGAATAAGTATGGAGACATCGCTGCGTGGAATTGGGTAGATGAGAATCAGGAAATGATGGAGCAATTGGGATATCCTACCTACCAAAAGAAAACTGATAAAAACGGCTACATACGCTACGAGCGCAATGGTTTTAAGGATGGAGCCGTACGCCAGCTGACAGGTAGAGCTGGATTGCTAAAAGTTGAAGAACAAGATGCTCTTTATGATGATCTTCTGGAACGCTACGACCATCAGATCAAACTTGAAAAACAGCAAGGAACTTATGATTTGGAAACGGAGTTCCTGCCGCTCGATGCCGAAACTAAAAAGCGCTTTTTGTTTCAGAAAGGTCAAGGTGGCGCTACGCCATTTGGAAAAGACACGGTACGCGATATTACTATCGTCAATAATCTAAAGCGACCGTTTACCAAACAGGACATCGATAAGCGAATTACTGACGCACTTGAAGGACAGAAACCAGTTCAAGTGCAAATGAAAATGGTAGATGCCATCAATGAGAAATATCCATTGCTTATTGAAGAGCGAAAAGCGAAAAGGCTTGATGTCATAAATAGACTGAAAGAAGATCGCGACGATTTACCGCAGCGTGGTAGTGGCGATTCTGAAAAGGAAAATGAGCGTATTCAGTCTGACTGGACAAAGTTGGAAGAAATTATTCACGCAAAAACATCTCAGCTTGCCACTTATGTGGCAGGCTTGGAGAATACGAAGCGTTCTATCGTAAGGTATATCACAATGTGGAACATCGGCGATGTGGTGCGCGTTCCGTTTATTGGGACAACCATCAATCCGTCTTGGGGAATCTTCTTGGGAGTGAGTATTGGTAAGTCTGGAAAGAACCCATATACGCTGAGTAACATCAGTTTGAAATTTGGAGTCACAGATTCACGAAAGATTTTGACCTACAGTCTGCAACCAGCAGAACAAAGCTTTATCTCACAGATCTTCACGGAAAGTCGTGACATTTCCGAAGCAGATGTACAAATGGTCAATCTGGAATGGAATGAGTTGATTAAAAAAGCATCTTCCAAAAGGGAACGACGTCACATCCTTACCGAAAACATTGTAGGGGCATCCAACCAGATTGGAACTCAGAACAAGCTCATTAAGTACAACACTAAAGAAGGAACGATCAAAAATGGCATATTACTGCATCGTGATTTTGGTAAGGATGGTGAAGCAAATTCAGCAGTACTGCCTGTTTCGGAAGCATTCAATATCATTCGGAAACTTGAAATAGATGACTTCTTTGCAGACCACAAGCTCAACTTTCGCGTAAAGCGAATTAGTGAAAATTATTTTCAGTTGTACTTGGATAAAAAGGATTTGTACTCAGCTATTATTGATGAAAAGTTACGTTCGTTTTTAAAACGTGCTGAAGGACAATCAAATGATGAGCTACCCGATTTTGTTCAGAATGCTGGCGATATGACGGCTGCGCTACATATAGAAAAGTTGCAGATGTTTCTGAACCGTTTGGATGCGTTTGGTGTTCAGTTTTTGGGACACGCTCGCGAACTTGAAGATTGGGAAATTGAAAATGAAGCCGACTGGAAATCGAAGACAAAATCCACTTCTGGCAGCTATAAATTTCGATTGGGACGTACGTATGGTCAAGGAAGTAATCCTACAACCGGCTTTGTAAGTTATGAGGAGCCGAACTCGCAATATGAGTATGGTTTGGTTATTTACAATAGAACACTTTCAGATAAGGAAAAGTTCAATTACTCATTAATTCCTGTCTTTAAAAATGTCGAAGAACCGTATCAACTTTGGAAAACTGAAACGCTCGCATCAGGCTTGAAAGATGATTTTAATAACATCATTAGTGATGTAAAAAGGCTAACGCTACACGATGCTATTGAGAGTTTGGGATATTTCATTTTGAACCATCCGCACGAAGATGGTAATGCCGAATTTGTTTTTGGCGACTACACGGCACAGGATCTCGGTCGCATTTTTTATGAAGATACGATCGCACAAATTTCCGCCATTGATGAAATTTTAAATCAACTGCAAATCGTAAAAATCTAATGAAAGTGAATCCCAACAAAATGTACGTCTTGTACAGTCCATTCTACAATACTCGTAAAGGTATTTTTAGTGGAAAACCAACAACGATGCAAGAGCTGAAAAATAAATTTAGAGGTGGTATGGATGCTCAAATGATCGTGGCCATTTATTCTACAAAGAAAGAAGCAAACGCTGCCGCAGATACACTTTTTAAAAAATCACGTAAGTATGACAAATAGAAAACTCGATATTCCAGAAGTACAACAGATTCCACAATTTATGAAAGTGATGGATGATCTGAGCGTTGGGAACAACCCTTATTTGGTTGGAAGTGCTGGAACTGGAAAAACAACCTTAGGCGAAAAGATTGCCTATGCCATCAACGGAAGATCTGAAAATGATGGACAGGAATTGCCTTTTACTATTGTGAATTGTAATCAATGGACATCGCCAATTGATATTAAAGGCGGTCAGACTATTACTGGCTACAAAGAAGGTGCATTGATTGAAGCCTGGCGTGATGGCAAAATCCTGATTTTGGACGAAATGCCAAAGTTGGATGCCAATACCGCAGGATTACTCAATGATGCTTTGGCTAAAAGCGCCAAAGAAGATGCCATTATCTTTAACGGTAAAAATGAGCCAGTCGTAAAGCACCGCAACTTTGGTTGCATTGCTACTGGTAATGTGATTGGTAAAGGAGCAAGTGGTAATTATGTAGGAAACAACAAACAGGATGCCTCTTTGCTCGACCGATTTAGTGGTTGTATTTACCGCATAGGATTTAATGAAACTTTAGAGCGCCAGCTAGTTTATCCACCAGTTGTGAATATTTGTCTGGAGATACGTAAATCCATCCTACGTTACGAAGGAAAAGAAGGTGGCGATGACGATACTGAAGATATAATGACCTTGCGTACGATGCTCAACCTAGAACGCGCTTACGAACTCGAAATGAAGCGTGAAACAGGAATGAAAGATGAGTTCGGTAAAACCTACCGTAAAATGCCAAATGGCAAAACCCTAAAAGATGCACTTCACAGCTACTTTCTAGCAATGAATAAAGAAAAAGCGGAACATATCAAGACTGAAGTAAATCTCGAAGGGTTCCTTAATTCTTATAAAGGTAGTGTGATGAAGGCTGAATTTATTAAGGAGTTCAAGAGGCGGATTGGGTAGATCTAGCAGCAACTAGTTCTCCCTTGAATTGGTGGGCAAGCAACTGTTCCATAAGAACAAAACACGCAACAATCTCCTTCATTTGGTTTCAAAACTGTTTTACAATTCTCACATTCATAGAAAAATTGACAAGCATTTGTTGGCATATCTTCTTCTTTTTTATGTCCGCAGTTAGGACAGGTAATTTCTGATTTTAATATAGTTTCCATTCAATTTTTTTTTAAAGCATATATGTTATATCTGAAGCCAATGTAGGATATGCGAAAATCATTTTTCTAATATCATTAATTTTCAACTTTGTTTTTATGGCCATTGCGAAGAGATTTATGGTTTCTTCTGTATGTGGTCCGATTAAATGCGCTCCCAAAATTGTTTGGGTTTCTACGTCAATTATAGTTTTGAACGCATATTCTTCTACATTCAAACGTTTGGCATTGAACCAATTGCCAACCTCTTTATAATTTACCTGAATATTGTAGTTCAGCGCTTTCGCTTTCGATTCAGAATAGCCAACAGACGCAATTGTAGGCAATGTAAAAACTACCGTTGGCATTGGTGGGTAACTTATTTCTTTAGAATTGCCCTTGATTATATTTGAAGCAACCGTATGACCCTCCAAAACCGCAACTGGGGTTAAAGGCAAACCTTCTGAATCTGCCGCATCGCCGGCTGCATAAATATGAGGGTTTGAAGTACTTTGAAGGTATTTGTCTACCGTAATACCTTTGTTAGTAAATACAATGTTGGCTTCGTCTAAATTTAAATCGAATATTGAAGGTGGACGACCAGCAGAATTAAATACTGCTTCCGCTTCAAAATACTCTGTTTTCTCTTGAGATTTACCTTTTATCCTATACTGATTATCTACTTTCTCAATAACAGTAACATCTGTATTAAGAATGAGTTTTATCCCTAATTCTTTTGTGGCAGAAACAAGATGTTTTACAATATCTTGTTCAAAATTTTCCAAGGGATTTTGTCCACGATGAACAATAGTAACTTCTGCTCCACATCGAGCTGCGATATGGGCGAACTCAAAAGCGATATAGCCACCACCGATAAACAATAATGATTTTGGCAATTTTTCTAAATTCAAGAAATCGGTACTGGATTTGGCATAATGACCACCTTCAAACTCTAAAACTCTTGGTTTTGAACCTGATGCGATTACAATTTTGTTAGCCCTTACTTTGTCGTTTCCAAGTTCTAATGTGTTTTCTGACAAAAATTTTGCTGAACTATGGAATGTATCTATACCGCTCTTTTCATATCCCTTTTCTATTTTAGGCGGCATCTCATCTACAAAAGTTTGTTTAAAATCCATAATGTCCTTCCAATTGACTTTAGGTACGGTGTCAATGCCATTACCTTTGAGCCTTTTAGCAAAGTCTCGTACTTCCGTAGCCCCTATAATCACTTTTTTTGGGTCACAACCTCTTAATGCACAAGTACCACCGTATGGTAATTCATCGGTTATGCCGACCGAAAGACCTTTTGAGGCACATTTATTTGCGATAGTCATTCCTGACATTCCTGAACCAATTATGAATACATCATATTCTTTCATACTAATTGATTTCATTTTTGTTAGTTACTTTATAACCTGTTGCGTTAATTGCTTTCTCAATTTCCAACACATTAGTCTTGGTTTCGTCAAACTCAATGATTGCATTACCATTTTCATATGATGTTTTTGAGTTTACTATGCCGTCAAGTTTATTTACTTCGTGGTTGACGTGTGCTTCACAACTGGCACAGGTCATCCCACTTATTTTATACTCTGTAGTTTTTATGTTTGATTTGTCAACTACTATGATTTGTTTTTCAGTGTTTTGATAAAACATATTTGAGTAATAAGGAAAAGCAATTGATAATCCTGCAAATATGGTGATGCCAATAAGAAATCCTTTAGTTTGAAACCATTTAGGTTTTTCATCTATCTCACAACCACAATCATCTTCATTTATTGGTTTTAGATAACTATACCAAGCATAGCCTATTGCTATAATTGCTAAACCAATTAAATAGGGTCTAAAAGGTTCCATCCAAGATAATGCAGATGCACTTCCACCAACTCCAGCTATAAGCGCAATAACAGGTGGTATGCAACACGACGATGCTGCAATAGCTGCAAACATTCCTGTGTACGCCGCGCTTTTTGATTTTTTTGTTGAACTCATAACTATATAATTATGCTATTTTTCTTTTTAATTTTATTGACTTGAAGATATTCTCCAAAATATCCGTTTCATCTTCATTTAATGAATAATACAAAGTTTGTCCTTCGCGCCTTGCTGTTATAATACCAGCATCTTTAATCTTTCTAATATGTTGTGAAACCGCTGGAACACTCATTTTTAAAATATCAGCTAAGTCACAGGGACATAGTTCTTTCTCCATATTTAAGAGATATAGAATTTTTAATCGAACTTCATTACTTGAAATGGATAACAGCTTTGATATTTTTTGAAAACTCTCTTCCATTTTATCTAATGTATCCATACAGTTTTGTAACTGTTTTTGATTTGCTTCTGCTCTTGTACAGGTTATTTCAAGTTTCATATTATTTGCTTTAGAGGTGCAAATATATAATTAATTACGTATTTAAGCAAATGCTTAAATACATCCGAAAATTGTCCCAAACTACAATCCCATCCCCAAACAACTCGCACCACTAATTCTATTTTTAAAAGAATTACGTGAGTCGACCACAAAAACATATCGCCCAGAGTAACAGTGGCAAATACAACTATCTCTTGTTTGATAGTGTATTTGCCTTTAATGCGTTTGTAGATCACGAGATACAGCAACTGTCCAGTAGCAATGCTTCACGATGGAATAATGTGGTACAAAGCACATCCCAAAACTTAAATTCTGGTACCGATTGGTACGGTACACCTACGCCAAAAGATGTGAAAGAACTCGAAGAACATCGCACCTTTTTAGGAATGAAACTGGCGCAGAAAATTCAACCGCAGGTTAAAGACAAACTGGCAACCTATTTAGACTATTTACAAGATTCTGTGTTGCCTAAACCTAAGATGGCTTACAACGATCGCGGTCTTGGCGTGTTCTCTTTTGAGCGTGCTGCGATGGCGATGTACAAGGACTTTCCTGTAAATACGCAAACGCCAGTCAGTACTGCCGTCAGCCAGATGAATATAGAACTGCGCAATCATCAGATTTCTACTTCGGTAAAAAGTGTGTACGCCTATTTTCAAGATAAGCAGATGAGTTACCCATCGATGCAACTATATATAATGGCCGGCGCAAATGCTAACGTTAAGGGCGATCAATTGCTTTACGTCGGGCTTGCCTGCGCAGAGTTGGTTGATTTTCTGGAACTACGCGGTATTTCGGTAGAGGTAAATGTGATGTTAGGCACGTCGTTCCGCAATCAGGTAGCAATGGCGTGCGTGCGTGTGAAGCGTTTTCAGGACAAGCTGGATAAGAATCAGCTGTTACTTACCAGTAGCGATCCGCGCTATTTTAGATATCGTGGCTTTAAGGGTTTGGTGGCGTTGAGCAACTATTTCGGCTTGACGATTCCGTCTGGTCTGGGATCGATTACGGCTCAAATGGGTACCGCTTTCGCGAAAGCGATCAACCCAGCAGGCTTCGTCTTTGAACAAAGTTACGCGATGGAAACCGCAGTCAAGGAAGTGACCCAAATCATAGAAAATTATAAAAACCAACTCGCTGCCTGATGAAGAAGAAATTGAAACAAAGCGTGATAGACGCCATTATGGACAGAGCGATTGAAATCAATAAAGGGTGTAAAGAACAATGTAGGGATTTTGAGATTATGCTTTCGCGAAAGCGAGAAAACTCACTCATCCTGCGCTGGACGAGCATTGATATTTCTAACGAAGATAATCCGGTGCAGCAGTATCGCTATGAATGTTTCCAAACGGATGGGACATCGCAAATGTGCTCTGTTCATTATGCCGATCAGGACGAGGCAAACGAGTTTATCTGGTCGCTGGAGCCGCTGTATCATCAACAATTTGCCATAGATCATAAATTATAGAAAATGTATAGAACCAAAGATATTTCAAAAGCCGAATTAAAGGCGCTCGCTATTAAAAATCAGGATGAAATCGTAGCGCTTACGGGCAGCGAGCTTGATCCTGTAAAAGCCTGGGAAGTCATACAACAGGCGTCGGATAATTTCAAAAACAGCGACCTAAAAGCGCAGGAAGCAGACGCGCTTTTATACGCAATGCTTCATCCTGACGAGAAATCTTCAAGTGGCGAAATCTACACAATGAGCGATGGTTTTCAATGGAAGCTACTTTCAAAAGGCGAAGCAAAAAAACGTTTTAAAGCCGATAAAGAAGTGTACGGCATAGACCGTTCTTCTGAAACCGAAGCGCTTATTGCGAATAAAGAAGATTTAGGGCGTTTTGAAGAGTTTGGCGTAGAGCATACTAATAATGATGTAAAACGAAAGCCGAAAACTACAGCCGATAAAAAAACAGCATCGTCTAAAGAAACCATACGCATACAGGAAAAAGAACGTGCCAGAGCCTTATCGCTTTTGGAACTTGAATTATTAATCGCCGCCTAAAAATCAACTATGACCATAGAAAAATTACAAAAGCTCAAATTGAGCGCCGTGCAACCAGATGCTTTGCAAACCGCAGTAAAAGAATTGCTGGCCGATTATAAAGAAACTTCAGATAAAGAAGCTTTTGAAGAAATTGCCAAAGAGAATATTGAAAAAGTATTCTCGATGGTGGAGCGACTTTCGCCAGACGCCATCGTGAAAGAAGCAAAGCCAACCAAAAAGAAAGCGCCATCTAAAACCGTCAAAAAGGAACTGGATAAAATGACTACTGATATTAAGCTGTGTCGAGCGAAAATCCGCAAGTTTAATGAAGAGAAGCGCAAAAACGAGCCTAAGAAGCCAAAACCGATGCGCCACACTAAAATTAAAGGTCACTTTATCTCGATAGCCAATCTAATTCCTGTAAAATTAAAGGATGATGTAGGTGTACAAAAAGAAGCCGAAAAGGTCTTGTTGCGTGCCCATCGTGGCATTATGAACGCCTATAAAATGAATTTTGTGACGACGGAAAAAGGAGTGGATGCGATTAAAGAGAAGTTTGACAAAATGGAAGAAAAAGCTAAAAAGTAATTATGAATAAAAAAGTATTGATCATCACAGGCGCAGGCCTTGCCATAGGTATTGCCGAGGCGCTTATTTACTATAATCTAGGTAAGAACGCAGAAAGCGATAAGTTCAAACTGCAAATCCCTAAAGGCGCTGAATTACTAAAAACCACTGGTATCATTATCGCAACGTCGCTTGCGACCGCAGCACTTTCAAACATAATAGAAAGATCACTTACAGAAAAACCAAAACTCATCCCAATACCTGCATAATTATGAAAAAGATAGAACACCAAATATTCCTACAACGTAATCAGCTTGCCAAAGAGTTGTTGCTACAACCCATTCAAGAGAAAATCGAAATTTTTGACCGTATGCATAAGCTACTGGATAATGTTTCGGTTTGTGAAAAAGATGCACTACTGGATGAGCTAGAAGCTCTTGATCTGGAAATTTTAGAAGACATTGATGAAGAGTATGCAGATCAACTAGAGCACAACGAGATTACTGAAGAGCTCAAAGAAAAACAAGTTGCCTTTGAGAAAGTAATGGAAGACATACCAGCTCCAACTAAAAAAAAGAAACCCACCGACGAAGACATCATTAACGAACT is drawn from Nonlabens dokdonensis DSW-6 and contains these coding sequences:
- a CDS encoding dihydrolipoyl dehydrogenase family protein is translated as MKEYDVFIIGSGMSGMTIANKCASKGLSVGITDELPYGGTCALRGCDPKKVIIGATEVRDFAKRLKGNGIDTVPKVNWKDIMDFKQTFVDEMPPKIEKGYEKSGIDTFHSSAKFLSENTLELGNDKVRANKIVIASGSKPRVLEFEGGHYAKSSTDFLNLEKLPKSLLFIGGGYIAFEFAHIAARCGAEVTIVHRGQNPLENFEQDIVKHLVSATKELGIKLILNTDVTVIEKVDNQYRIKGKSQEKTEYFEAEAVFNSAGRPPSIFDLNLDEANIVFTNKGITVDKYLQSTSNPHIYAAGDAADSEGLPLTPVAVLEGHTVASNIIKGNSKEISYPPMPTVVFTLPTIASVGYSESKAKALNYNIQVNYKEVGNWFNAKRLNVEEYAFKTIIDVETQTILGAHLIGPHTEETINLFAMAIKTKLKINDIRKMIFAYPTLASDITYML
- the merTP gene encoding mercuric transport protein MerTP: MSSTKKSKSAAYTGMFAAIAASSCCIPPVIALIAGVGGSASALSWMEPFRPYLIGLAIIAIGYAWYSYLKPINEDDCGCEIDEKPKWFQTKGFLIGITIFAGLSIAFPYYSNMFYQNTEKQIIVVDKSNIKTTEYKISGMTCASCEAHVNHEVNKLDGIVNSKTSYENGNAIIEFDETKTNVLEIEKAINATGYKVTNKNEIN
- a CDS encoding ArsR/SmtB family transcription factor, which gives rise to MKLEITCTRAEANQKQLQNCMDTLDKMEESFQKISKLLSISSNEVRLKILYLLNMEKELCPCDLADILKMSVPAVSQHIRKIKDAGIITARREGQTLYYSLNEDETDILENIFKSIKLKRKIA
- a CDS encoding DUF7192 family protein; protein product: MSRPQKHIAQSNSGKYNYLLFDSVFAFNAFVDHEIQQLSSSNASRWNNVVQSTSQNLNSGTDWYGTPTPKDVKELEEHRTFLGMKLAQKIQPQVKDKLATYLDYLQDSVLPKPKMAYNDRGLGVFSFERAAMAMYKDFPVNTQTPVSTAVSQMNIELRNHQISTSVKSVYAYFQDKQMSYPSMQLYIMAGANANVKGDQLLYVGLACAELVDFLELRGISVEVNVMLGTSFRNQVAMACVRVKRFQDKLDKNQLLLTSSDPRYFRYRGFKGLVALSNYFGLTIPSGLGSITAQMGTAFAKAINPAGFVFEQSYAMETAVKEVTQIIENYKNQLAA